Proteins co-encoded in one Desulfuromonas sp. genomic window:
- a CDS encoding peptide-binding protein, translating to MLLAGCKQEDIPLPAEGEDAKPAFGDTFIEASIGDASNLLPVLASDSASSDINGLIYNGLVRYDKDLQMEGELAESWEISEDNLTITFHLRKGVTWHDGAPFTSADVLFTYQLYIDPETPTAYAERYRQVAKAEAPDPYTFRVTYEKPFAPALISWSVSIHPKHLLEGVDVTKSPLSRAPVGTGPYRFVEWKSGEKIVLESNPDYFEGPPYIKRVLYRIIPDLSTQFLELRSGGLDFMGLTPIQYQTQTDNTAFKRRFNKYRYLVFGYTYLGYNFKRPLFQDRRVRQALTYAINKEEIIDGVLLGLGQAATGPYKPDTWVYNAGVKRYPYDPEKAKALLREAGWGDSDGDGILDKDGKPLSFTIVTNQGNDLRVKTGEIVQRRFKEIGVEVNLRVIEWASFLKEFINPGNFDATILGWSGGPEPDQYNIWHSSKTGPRELNFIGFQNPEVDELLEKGRRTFDQSERKKYYDRFQDILAEEQPYTFLYVSEGLPAVARRFRGIEPSAAGIRHNFIKWYVPKKEQKYSR from the coding sequence ATGCTGCTGGCCGGATGCAAGCAGGAGGATATTCCTCTTCCCGCAGAGGGGGAGGACGCCAAGCCGGCCTTCGGAGATACCTTTATCGAGGCGTCCATCGGCGACGCCAGCAACTTGTTGCCTGTGCTGGCCTCCGACTCCGCCTCCTCGGACATCAATGGCCTTATCTACAACGGTTTGGTCCGATACGACAAGGATCTCCAGATGGAGGGGGAGCTGGCCGAGTCGTGGGAGATCTCCGAGGACAACCTGACCATCACCTTTCACCTGCGAAAAGGGGTCACGTGGCACGACGGGGCCCCGTTCACTTCCGCGGACGTTCTCTTCACCTACCAGCTTTATATCGATCCCGAAACCCCCACAGCCTACGCGGAGCGCTACCGGCAGGTCGCCAAGGCCGAGGCCCCGGATCCCTATACCTTTCGCGTCACCTACGAAAAGCCCTTCGCCCCCGCTCTCATCAGCTGGAGTGTTTCCATCCATCCCAAGCACCTGCTCGAGGGAGTCGACGTCACCAAGAGCCCACTCTCCCGTGCGCCGGTCGGGACCGGCCCCTATCGGTTCGTGGAGTGGAAGAGCGGTGAAAAGATCGTCCTGGAGTCCAACCCCGACTATTTCGAGGGACCGCCTTACATCAAGCGGGTCCTTTACCGGATCATTCCCGATCTCTCCACCCAGTTCCTCGAACTGCGCTCCGGCGGCCTCGATTTCATGGGGCTGACCCCCATCCAGTACCAGACCCAGACCGACAACACCGCGTTCAAGCGCCGCTTCAACAAGTACCGCTACCTGGTATTCGGCTACACCTATCTCGGGTACAACTTCAAGCGCCCCCTCTTCCAGGACCGGCGGGTCCGGCAGGCCCTCACCTATGCGATCAACAAGGAAGAGATCATCGACGGCGTCCTGTTGGGGCTGGGACAGGCGGCCACCGGGCCCTACAAGCCCGACACCTGGGTTTACAATGCCGGGGTCAAACGCTACCCCTACGACCCGGAAAAGGCCAAGGCCCTCCTTCGTGAGGCGGGCTGGGGCGACAGCGACGGCGACGGGATCCTGGACAAGGACGGAAAACCCCTCTCCTTCACCATCGTCACCAACCAGGGGAACGACCTTCGGGTGAAGACCGGGGAGATCGTCCAGCGTCGCTTCAAGGAGATCGGGGTGGAGGTCAACCTGCGGGTCATCGAGTGGGCCTCCTTCCTGAAGGAGTTCATCAACCCCGGCAACTTCGACGCCACCATCCTGGGTTGGAGTGGGGGCCCGGAGCCCGACCAGTACAATATCTGGCACTCGAGCAAGACCGGGCCGAGGGAACTCAACTTCATCGGTTTTCAGAACCCCGAAGTGGACGAGCTTCTGGAGAAGGGGCGGCGCACCTTCGATCAGTCCGAGCGCAAGAAGTACTACGACCGCTTTCAGGACATCCTTGCCGAGGAGCAGCCCTACACATTTCTTTACGTTTCCGAGGGCCTGCCCGCCGTGGCCCGGCGTTTCCGAGGCATCGAACCCTCGGCGGCGGGCATTCGCCACAACTTCATCAAGTGGTATGTGCCCAAAAAAGAGCAGAAATACTCCCGCTGA
- a CDS encoding MBL fold metallo-hydrolase — protein MIESPKILHHGGAEGVTGSCHELRLDDDAGILIDCGLFQGGDKSPGGADASRLGVDFPIAHLKALVVTHVHIDHVGRLPQLLASGFEGPIYCSEPSALLLPLVLEDAVKIGFGRKSSLTKEVLERLEKQVVGLPYGQWQRAAEAAGGELDVKLQPAGHIFGSAYVECRLRRRSEGRSAGEHRVVFSGDLGAPYAPLLPSPRSPYRADTVVMESTYGDRMHENRKERRLRLMAVVERALSDRGVVLVPAFSIGRTQELLYELEDLIHRYRQRPASRDLPWGELEVIVDSPLASRFTEVYRQLVPYWDKEARHRKESGRHPLTFTQLTTIGNHREHLATVQRLKKTGHPCIVVAASGMCSGGRIVNYLKALLGDPRTDVLFVGYQAFGTPGRDIQRYGPEGGYVVLDRNRYPIRAGVHTIGGYSAHADHGNLVNFVRRIRHRPSRVILIHGDEEAKAALKARLQAECPGTEVLVGRS, from the coding sequence ATGATTGAATCGCCGAAAATCCTGCACCACGGAGGCGCCGAAGGGGTGACCGGATCCTGCCACGAGCTGCGGCTCGACGATGACGCCGGGATTCTCATCGACTGCGGCCTGTTCCAGGGGGGCGACAAGTCGCCCGGTGGAGCCGACGCGTCACGGCTGGGAGTCGATTTTCCCATCGCCCACCTGAAAGCCCTTGTTGTGACCCACGTTCATATCGACCACGTGGGGCGCCTTCCCCAACTCCTGGCCTCCGGGTTCGAAGGGCCCATCTACTGCAGCGAGCCTTCGGCCCTGCTACTGCCCCTGGTCCTGGAAGATGCCGTCAAAATCGGCTTCGGACGCAAATCCTCCCTGACGAAAGAAGTCCTGGAGAGGCTGGAAAAGCAGGTCGTGGGGTTGCCCTACGGACAGTGGCAGAGGGCGGCCGAGGCCGCGGGGGGGGAGCTGGACGTCAAACTGCAGCCGGCGGGGCACATCTTCGGCTCGGCCTATGTCGAGTGCCGCTTGCGGCGCCGGTCGGAGGGCCGTTCCGCCGGCGAACACCGGGTCGTCTTTTCCGGGGACCTGGGAGCCCCCTACGCCCCCCTTCTGCCCTCGCCCCGGTCGCCCTACCGGGCCGATACGGTGGTCATGGAGAGTACCTACGGCGACCGTATGCACGAGAACCGCAAGGAGCGACGCTTGCGCCTCATGGCGGTGGTGGAGCGGGCCTTGTCCGACCGCGGCGTGGTTCTCGTCCCCGCGTTCAGCATCGGCCGTACCCAGGAACTGCTCTACGAGCTGGAGGATCTGATTCACCGGTACAGGCAGCGTCCCGCATCCCGGGATCTGCCCTGGGGAGAGCTGGAGGTGATCGTCGACTCCCCGCTGGCTTCGCGCTTTACCGAGGTGTACCGGCAGCTTGTCCCCTATTGGGACAAGGAAGCCCGTCATCGCAAAGAGAGCGGCCGTCACCCCCTCACCTTTACCCAGTTGACCACCATCGGCAATCATCGCGAGCACCTCGCCACGGTGCAGAGGCTGAAGAAGACGGGCCATCCTTGCATCGTGGTGGCCGCCAGCGGCATGTGCAGCGGCGGCCGCATCGTGAACTATCTCAAGGCCCTGCTCGGCGACCCGCGCACCGATGTCCTCTTCGTCGGATACCAGGCCTTCGGGACCCCGGGCAGGGACATCCAGCGCTACGGTCCCGAAGGGGGATATGTGGTTCTTGACCGCAATCGCTACCCGATCCGGGCCGGGGTGCATACAATCGGCGGCTATTCGGCCCATGCCGACCATGGGAACCTGGTCAACTTCGTACGGCGCATACGGCATCGTCCGAGCAGGGTCATCCTTATCCACGGGGACGAGGAGGCCAAGGCCGCCCTTAAGGCGCGCCTGCAGGCGGAGTGCCCGGGAACCGAGGTTCTGGTAGGAAGGTCATAG
- a CDS encoding tetratricopeptide repeat protein, giving the protein MFNSSALAPDGTGAHFRQGEYRSRLDDARAKALYHYGRARLLADAKDPEGAVEALRQAVDLDPRSLFLRLSLAEVYLEAGREDEAIESAEEALIEAPDSVKAHLLLGNLYFGRQEDDKATEHYEKALALDPEQENAYLHLGVAHARTGDLQQAVEVLKSLLEKNPDSVMGAFTLARLYRQMDLSDLAEEYYRRVLVRQPGFESAYLELGGMLEGKGGVEKALELYRLALQEAPRNFGIRHHIARLLIGQGRIDEALGELDTIVELNPRDLEAHRKRGLIYLEQENWDAAAATFTTLLQFKPDFYQARFYLGTALERKELWGEALEAFWSIPEGSDLYSDAIAHVSYLLHMLGRTGEAIEVIEERSSSAEERSEFFSYLASLYESQDQLDEALDALVRGQAAFPEDGNLAYHRGVLLEKRGDHLAAVEAMRMAIGLAPDHAEALNFLAYYYAERGENLDEALQMVKRALSMKDSAHIIDTLGWVYFKMGRYAEAKQELLRAADQLSEDAVVLEHLGDTHRMLGERQRAREIYQRVLRATPEDREVLQKLHDLGGQE; this is encoded by the coding sequence ATGTTTAACTCCTCCGCTCTTGCCCCTGACGGGACAGGGGCACATTTCCGTCAAGGAGAGTATCGATCCCGGCTTGACGATGCCCGTGCCAAGGCGCTTTATCATTACGGCCGGGCCCGCCTGCTGGCTGACGCCAAGGATCCCGAGGGGGCTGTTGAGGCGTTGCGGCAGGCCGTCGACCTCGACCCACGGTCCCTTTTCCTGCGTCTGTCCCTGGCCGAGGTCTACCTGGAGGCAGGGCGGGAGGATGAGGCCATCGAGTCCGCCGAGGAAGCTCTCATCGAGGCGCCCGATTCGGTCAAGGCCCACCTCCTTCTGGGCAATCTTTACTTCGGAAGGCAGGAGGACGACAAGGCGACGGAACATTATGAAAAAGCGCTCGCTCTTGATCCGGAGCAGGAAAACGCCTACCTGCACCTTGGTGTAGCCCATGCCCGGACCGGGGATCTGCAGCAGGCCGTCGAGGTGTTGAAGTCTCTCCTCGAGAAAAACCCCGATTCGGTGATGGGGGCATTCACCCTCGCCCGCCTCTATCGCCAGATGGATCTCTCTGACTTGGCTGAGGAGTATTACCGAAGGGTCCTCGTCCGCCAACCTGGTTTCGAATCGGCTTACCTTGAGCTGGGGGGGATGCTTGAAGGCAAGGGAGGGGTGGAAAAGGCGCTCGAACTCTACCGCCTGGCCCTGCAGGAGGCTCCCCGGAATTTCGGGATCCGCCATCACATCGCACGCCTGCTCATCGGGCAAGGTCGCATCGATGAGGCATTGGGGGAGCTTGACACCATCGTTGAACTCAATCCACGCGACCTTGAGGCCCACCGAAAACGAGGCCTGATCTATCTCGAGCAGGAGAATTGGGATGCTGCCGCCGCGACCTTCACCACTCTACTGCAGTTCAAGCCCGATTTTTACCAGGCCCGGTTTTACCTGGGGACCGCTTTGGAACGCAAGGAACTCTGGGGGGAGGCTCTTGAGGCATTCTGGTCCATCCCCGAAGGGAGCGACCTTTACAGTGACGCCATTGCCCATGTCAGCTACCTCCTCCACATGCTTGGCCGTACCGGGGAGGCCATTGAAGTGATCGAGGAGCGGAGCAGTTCGGCCGAGGAGCGCTCCGAGTTTTTCTCCTACCTGGCCTCCCTCTACGAGTCGCAAGACCAGCTCGATGAAGCCCTCGATGCACTGGTCAGGGGGCAGGCGGCCTTTCCGGAAGACGGGAACCTTGCCTACCACAGGGGGGTTCTCCTGGAAAAGCGTGGAGATCATCTGGCCGCCGTCGAGGCCATGCGCATGGCTATCGGCCTCGCCCCCGATCACGCCGAGGCGCTCAACTTTCTGGCGTACTACTACGCCGAGCGGGGTGAGAACCTCGACGAGGCTCTGCAGATGGTGAAACGTGCGCTCAGCATGAAAGACTCCGCCCATATCATCGACACCCTCGGATGGGTCTACTTCAAGATGGGCCGCTACGCCGAGGCAAAGCAAGAACTTCTGCGTGCGGCGGACCAGTTGTCCGAGGACGCCGTCGTTCTGGAGCATCTCGGCGACACTCACCGAATGCTGGGGGAGCGCCAAAGGGCCCGCGAGATCTACCAACGGGTGCTGAGGGCAACCCCGGAGGACCGCGAGGTCCTTCAGAAGTTGCACGACCTCGGCGGGCAGGAATAG
- a CDS encoding SpoIIE family protein phosphatase gives MIPVGIVALISLLYFAVLFGVAYYADRRRESGRSIISNSYIYTLSLAVYLTSWTFYGSVGRAATHGLDFLPVYLGPTLVAFTWWFLLRKMVRISKEQNIVSIADFISSRYGKSASLGALVTVIAVVGIMPYIALQLKAVSHTFDLLSSPIGVLGSQVNELLPAFPLHQEFDTAFAVAMVLGLFSVLFGARHLDASERHEGLVAAIALESLVKILAFVAVGLFVTFGLFDGPGDIFARFLQQFPERSGLLLLDTEKVPYTHWFTLTFISMMAFMFLPRQFHIMVIENSDEKHIQDAMWRFPAYMFLINLFVLPIALGGLLLNNGSTANADYFVIHLPLQTGHPWLAMLVFLGGFSASAGMVMVSSVALSTMILNHLIMPLILRFKIEAADLSGLLINLKRLGILAVIFLGYLFYRLIGESYALVNIGLISFVAATQFAPALIGGLYWKHATRRGATAGLLLGFIVWFYTLLVPSFVRSGWLEADILEKGLFGIDVLRPLELFGLTGFDIWTHSLFWTMFFNLGTFLTLSILTNAEEGEREQAGKFVEVFQPQTEPTRLKRISKAPTIMEFVNLMAKFIGEKQAHSAIAEYLGDREIDERGSLSEYEIPHLKRFTEKTMAGSVGAAPARIIIENYLATRGSQMEDVFDIFGSVTIARKASREQLAVLYDAARTVASGADQEKVLDNILELLIQQFKFDLVVIRILDEEKNTLTVRGQKGMTSKHLGESERKLTMNTCIGSAFLTNSPVVVNDTDFMDKPISAQVIHREGIKSLAHAPITIEGQPIGVLSAFSRSAKGIFRREFIELFASLASQIGVAWRNAQQTQRLIEARQHEREMQIAKTIQMSLLPAKVPESEGVGLAGICVPARQVGGDYYDFFSREEGYLDLVIGDVSGHNIGAALIMAETRTFIKARAQSLHSASDVLCALNEFFYDDLTRSELFITMFYLKYHLATRRLHFANAGHNLPLVLRARTGACERLDAEGLILGVKRDVLFEENEIQLDPCDLLLLYTDGITEAMDKEGNFFGEDRLFAILAQLKDASPQQIIDDLLHQVRLFSGAENFQDDVSLVVMRAQDGPISGDSEETVDERR, from the coding sequence ATGATTCCGGTCGGCATCGTCGCTCTCATCTCCCTGCTCTACTTTGCCGTGCTCTTCGGGGTGGCCTACTATGCCGACCGCCGCCGGGAAAGCGGCCGCAGCATCATCTCCAACTCCTACATCTACACCCTCTCCCTCGCGGTCTACCTCACCTCCTGGACCTTCTACGGAAGCGTCGGACGGGCGGCCACCCACGGGCTCGACTTCCTCCCCGTCTACCTCGGCCCGACCTTGGTTGCTTTCACCTGGTGGTTCCTTCTGCGCAAGATGGTCCGCATCAGCAAAGAGCAGAACATCGTCAGCATCGCCGACTTCATCTCGAGCCGCTACGGCAAGTCGGCCTCCCTCGGGGCCCTCGTCACGGTCATCGCCGTGGTCGGGATCATGCCCTATATCGCCCTGCAGCTCAAGGCGGTCTCCCACACCTTCGACCTGCTCTCCTCCCCCATCGGCGTCCTTGGTTCCCAGGTCAACGAACTCCTTCCCGCCTTCCCCCTGCACCAGGAGTTCGACACCGCCTTCGCGGTCGCCATGGTCCTGGGCCTTTTCAGCGTCCTGTTCGGCGCCCGGCACCTGGACGCCTCCGAACGCCACGAAGGCCTTGTGGCCGCCATTGCCCTGGAATCCCTGGTCAAGATCCTGGCCTTCGTGGCGGTCGGCCTGTTCGTCACCTTCGGCCTGTTCGACGGCCCCGGCGACATCTTCGCCCGATTCCTCCAGCAGTTTCCCGAACGCAGCGGCCTGCTCCTTCTCGATACCGAAAAGGTCCCCTACACCCACTGGTTCACCCTGACCTTCATCTCCATGATGGCCTTCATGTTCCTGCCCCGGCAGTTTCACATCATGGTCATCGAAAATTCCGACGAAAAACACATTCAGGATGCCATGTGGCGCTTCCCCGCCTACATGTTCCTGATCAACCTTTTCGTTCTGCCCATCGCCCTTGGGGGACTGCTCCTCAACAACGGCAGCACCGCCAACGCCGACTACTTCGTCATCCACCTCCCCCTCCAGACCGGACATCCCTGGCTGGCCATGCTCGTCTTTCTCGGTGGATTCTCCGCCTCGGCCGGGATGGTCATGGTCTCTTCCGTGGCCCTCTCCACCATGATCCTCAATCACCTGATCATGCCCCTCATCCTCCGCTTCAAGATCGAGGCGGCCGACCTTTCGGGCCTCCTCATCAACCTCAAGCGGCTGGGCATCCTCGCCGTCATCTTTCTCGGCTACCTCTTCTACCGCCTCATCGGGGAGTCCTACGCCCTCGTCAACATCGGCCTTATCTCCTTCGTCGCGGCTACCCAGTTCGCCCCCGCCCTCATCGGCGGCCTGTATTGGAAACACGCCACCCGCCGCGGTGCGACAGCGGGACTGTTGCTCGGTTTCATCGTCTGGTTCTATACCCTCCTGGTTCCCTCTTTCGTCCGCTCGGGCTGGTTGGAGGCCGACATTCTGGAGAAGGGGCTGTTCGGCATTGATGTCCTGCGCCCCCTGGAGCTCTTCGGCCTGACCGGTTTCGATATCTGGACCCACTCCCTGTTCTGGACCATGTTTTTCAATCTCGGAACCTTCCTCACCCTTTCCATTCTGACCAACGCCGAGGAGGGGGAAAGGGAACAGGCCGGGAAGTTTGTGGAGGTGTTCCAACCCCAAACGGAACCGACCCGGCTGAAGAGAATCAGCAAGGCTCCGACCATCATGGAATTCGTCAACCTGATGGCCAAGTTCATCGGGGAGAAGCAGGCTCACTCAGCGATAGCCGAATACCTGGGCGACCGGGAAATCGACGAGCGGGGCAGCCTTTCAGAGTATGAAATTCCTCACCTGAAACGCTTTACGGAAAAGACCATGGCTGGCTCCGTGGGGGCTGCCCCGGCTCGAATCATCATCGAAAACTATCTCGCCACGCGGGGCAGCCAGATGGAGGATGTCTTCGACATTTTCGGTTCTGTCACCATTGCCCGCAAGGCGAGCCGCGAACAGCTGGCCGTCCTTTACGACGCAGCCCGCACGGTTGCCAGCGGGGCCGACCAGGAGAAGGTCCTCGACAATATCCTCGAACTGCTTATCCAGCAGTTCAAGTTCGACCTGGTGGTCATCCGCATTCTGGACGAAGAGAAGAACACCCTGACGGTCAGGGGCCAGAAGGGGATGACCTCCAAGCATCTGGGCGAGTCCGAACGCAAACTGACCATGAACACCTGCATCGGTTCCGCCTTCCTGACCAATTCCCCCGTAGTGGTCAACGATACCGACTTCATGGACAAGCCGATATCCGCTCAGGTCATTCACCGGGAGGGCATCAAGTCGCTGGCCCACGCCCCGATCACCATCGAGGGGCAACCCATCGGGGTCCTTTCCGCCTTTTCCCGATCGGCCAAGGGCATATTCCGGCGCGAGTTCATTGAGCTTTTCGCAAGCCTGGCAAGCCAGATCGGGGTCGCCTGGCGCAACGCGCAACAGACCCAGCGGCTCATAGAAGCCCGGCAGCACGAACGAGAGATGCAAATCGCCAAAACCATCCAGATGAGCCTCCTCCCCGCCAAGGTCCCCGAATCCGAAGGTGTAGGGCTGGCAGGGATCTGCGTCCCGGCACGCCAGGTAGGAGGCGACTATTACGATTTCTTCAGCCGTGAGGAGGGCTACCTGGACCTGGTCATCGGCGACGTTTCGGGCCACAACATCGGAGCCGCCCTGATCATGGCCGAAACCCGAACCTTCATCAAGGCCAGGGCCCAGAGCCTGCACAGCGCCAGTGACGTCCTGTGCGCTCTCAACGAATTCTTCTACGACGATCTGACCCGCTCCGAACTGTTCATCACCATGTTTTACCTGAAATACCACCTCGCCACGCGGCGCCTTCACTTCGCCAACGCTGGGCACAATCTGCCCCTTGTATTGCGGGCCCGAACCGGGGCCTGTGAACGGCTCGATGCCGAGGGCCTGATCCTGGGGGTGAAGCGGGATGTTCTTTTCGAGGAAAATGAGATCCAGCTCGATCCCTGCGACCTGCTCCTGCTGTACACGGACGGCATCACCGAAGCGATGGACAAGGAAGGGAACTTCTTCGGCGAAGACCGCCTGTTCGCCATCCTGGCGCAGCTGAAAGATGCTTCGCCGCAGCAAATCATCGACGACCTGCTTCACCAGGTCCGGCTGTTCAGCGGAGCCGAGAACTTCCAGGACGACGTCTCCCTCGTGGTCATGAGGGCACAGGATGGGCCCATCTCAGGAGATTCCGAAGAAACCGTTGATGAGCGTCGTTAG
- a CDS encoding bifunctional aminoglycoside phosphotransferase/ATP-binding protein, translating into MDAQRLHEALLQPESYPGVSGPIGFRETHVSRIYFTPRHVYKVKKSVDFGFLNFTTLDRRRFYCNEEVRLNRRLCPDTYLGVVELRMQGDRLRVGGKGDIVDYAVHMKRLPEELMLERCLSPDYPALREQMGRVSRRISRFHREAEVDNGEGSDDLANVERNWRENFSQTRPFVGLTLTEEAFNLCFTYVERFLSANAPLLRQRQTDGWVRDGHGDLHAEHICLSDPVRIFDCIEFNRRFRVTDVAADLAFLLMDLEFRSRKDMADHLLSVYKENLAPGSGLDRVLPFYKLYRAYVRGKVDSFLAVDPNAAPETKTMAGQVARRYFNQALGYLCPVLLVATCGLMGTGKTTLAQALAPVLGAQLLRSDQLRKTLAGLPEHAPCSAPFGGGIYSPEFSAKTYDDLLQRTVSKLKTGGSVIADASFIKRADRDRFRMAAEAAGIPFVLIQADCPADTALSRLAFRRARERDASDGRPALFRKQEGAFEYPGEMEKAIHVDTTADVDYNVQLIICEILERAGTRS; encoded by the coding sequence ATGGATGCCCAGCGACTGCACGAAGCCCTTCTCCAGCCGGAGAGTTACCCTGGAGTGAGCGGCCCTATCGGTTTCAGGGAGACCCACGTCTCCAGGATCTATTTCACTCCACGCCATGTCTACAAAGTCAAAAAGTCTGTCGATTTCGGTTTCCTCAACTTCACCACCCTCGACCGCCGGCGCTTCTATTGTAACGAAGAGGTGCGCCTCAACCGCCGCCTTTGCCCCGACACGTACCTGGGGGTCGTGGAGCTTCGCATGCAAGGAGATCGTTTAAGGGTCGGAGGAAAGGGAGATATCGTCGATTACGCCGTTCATATGAAAAGACTCCCCGAGGAACTCATGCTCGAGCGGTGCCTGTCCCCGGACTACCCCGCGTTGAGGGAACAAATGGGCAGGGTTAGCCGGCGAATCAGCCGGTTCCACCGGGAGGCAGAGGTCGACAACGGCGAAGGTAGCGACGATCTGGCCAATGTGGAAAGGAACTGGCGGGAGAACTTTTCCCAGACCCGTCCTTTCGTCGGCCTCACCCTGACAGAAGAGGCTTTCAATCTGTGTTTTACCTACGTGGAACGGTTCCTGAGTGCCAACGCGCCTCTTCTGCGCCAACGCCAGACCGATGGCTGGGTTCGTGACGGCCACGGGGACCTGCACGCCGAACATATTTGCCTTTCGGACCCGGTGCGCATCTTCGACTGCATCGAGTTCAATCGACGTTTCCGGGTGACCGACGTGGCGGCGGACCTCGCCTTTCTCCTCATGGATCTGGAATTCCGAAGCCGCAAAGACATGGCCGATCACCTCCTGTCTGTCTACAAAGAAAACCTCGCTCCGGGTTCGGGCCTCGACCGGGTCCTTCCCTTCTACAAACTGTACCGGGCCTACGTGCGCGGCAAGGTCGACTCCTTCCTGGCCGTGGACCCGAACGCCGCGCCTGAGACCAAGACCATGGCCGGTCAAGTGGCGCGACGGTATTTCAACCAGGCATTGGGCTACCTCTGCCCGGTCCTGCTGGTTGCAACCTGCGGCCTTATGGGTACCGGCAAGACTACTCTTGCCCAGGCCCTTGCCCCGGTCCTCGGAGCGCAACTGCTTCGCTCAGACCAGCTTCGCAAAACCCTTGCGGGACTCCCGGAGCATGCCCCCTGCAGCGCCCCCTTCGGCGGTGGTATCTACTCCCCCGAATTCAGTGCAAAAACCTACGACGACCTTCTGCAAAGAACAGTGTCGAAGCTGAAGACCGGCGGGTCGGTGATCGCCGATGCAAGTTTCATTAAGCGGGCAGACCGGGACCGTTTCCGCATGGCGGCCGAGGCCGCGGGCATTCCCTTTGTTCTCATCCAGGCTGACTGCCCCGCCGATACCGCTTTGAGCCGACTGGCCTTCCGCAGGGCTCGGGAACGGGACGCCTCCGATGGAAGGCCCGCCCTTTTCCGAAAACAGGAGGGAGCCTTTGAATACCCCGGAGAAATGGAGAAGGCCATTCATGTCGACACGACCGCAGATGTGGACTATAATGTGCAACTCATCATCTGCGAAATTCTAGAGCGCGCGGGAACAAGGTCATGA
- a CDS encoding ABC transporter permease, whose translation MLRYLAKRLLLMIPLLLGITLISFVVIHLAPGEPTDMQTQLNPDAGTELQERLRVQYGLDKPLHVQYLRWLGRLGRLDFGDSFSQDRRPVAEKILERLPITILINVLSIALILAVSVPIGILSAVRRNSFFDRATTVFVFIGFAMPSFWLALLLMDYFGVRLGMFPVAGIKSLGHEYLGWGGRIWDILHHLILPVFVSAFGGLAGFSRYMRSNMLEVIRQDYILTARAKGLSERVVIYKHALRNALLPVITILGLSVPGLIGGSVIFETIFAIPGMGKLFYDGVMMRDYPLIMGILVMGAGLTLVGNLIADVSYALADPRIRQN comes from the coding sequence ATGCTGCGCTATCTCGCCAAACGTCTGCTGCTGATGATTCCCCTGCTTCTCGGGATCACCCTGATCTCTTTCGTGGTCATTCACCTGGCTCCGGGGGAGCCGACCGATATGCAGACCCAGCTTAACCCCGATGCGGGCACCGAGCTGCAGGAGCGGCTCCGGGTTCAATACGGACTCGACAAGCCTCTTCATGTCCAGTACCTGCGCTGGCTTGGACGCCTTGGACGGCTCGATTTCGGGGACTCCTTCTCTCAGGACCGTCGGCCGGTGGCGGAGAAGATCCTGGAGCGCCTGCCGATCACCATCCTCATCAATGTCCTTTCGATCGCCCTGATCCTCGCGGTGTCGGTGCCCATCGGGATCCTGTCGGCGGTGCGGCGGAACTCCTTCTTCGATCGGGCCACCACGGTTTTCGTCTTTATCGGGTTCGCCATGCCCTCCTTCTGGCTGGCCCTGCTCCTTATGGATTACTTCGGGGTGCGCCTCGGGATGTTTCCCGTCGCCGGGATCAAGTCCCTCGGGCACGAGTACCTCGGGTGGGGAGGACGAATCTGGGACATCCTGCACCATCTGATCCTGCCGGTCTTCGTCTCCGCCTTCGGAGGGCTGGCCGGCTTCTCCCGCTACATGCGTTCCAACATGCTGGAGGTGATCCGGCAGGACTATATCCTTACCGCCCGGGCCAAGGGCCTTTCCGAAAGGGTGGTCATCTACAAGCACGCCTTGCGCAACGCCCTGCTGCCTGTGATCACCATTCTCGGCCTGTCGGTTCCGGGGCTCATCGGGGGGAGCGTCATTTTCGAGACCATTTTCGCCATTCCAGGCATGGGCAAGCTGTTCTACGACGGGGTCATGATGCGCGACTACCCATTGATCATGGGGATCCTGGTCATGGGCGCGGGGTTGACCCTCGTCGGGAATCTCATCGCCGACGTCAGCTACGCCCTGGCCGATCCGCGCATCCGCCAGAATTGA